The genomic region ACTGAGGAGTATACGAATGAAGATCGTGCACACCCATGGCCGAAAGTCCCTGCCCCTGCTGCCGGACGGCGAGTGGGTCAAGGCCGAACCCTCGCAAGGGGTGTCCAACTGTGCGGCGTGCCGCCTCGCGGGCGGTCGCAGCGTGCAGATGGGCGACACGCAGAACCCGGACGCGGTGGTCCTGGTGTTCCCGGCCCGCGAGTGGGGCGCGTTCCTGGGCCTAACTGCCTGACCCCTCTCATCCGGCGCGGCGGGGCCTCCCCGTCCAGGGGCCCGCCGCGCCTCCCGGGTTCTGCTGGCTCAGGCGGGACCCGGGCCACCACCTCACCATGCAAGAAGGGACCCCCATGCAGGACACCTCACGGCCCTCTCCCGGCCAGGCCAGACCGCGGACCGTGGGCGGGCTCCTGCGCGAGCACCGGACCCGCGAGGGCATGACCATCGCCCACCTCAGCGCCAGGGCCCGGTGCACGCCCGGTGCGATCTCGGCATCCGAGCGTGGTGACCAGATCCCCACGGGAGCGGTACTGGGACGTCTGCTCGGGGGACTGGGTTTGGGCCCGGACGCGGCTGCTGAGGTCTGGCGGGCATGGTCGGCCGCGCGAGGAGGTGCTAGATAGCCTGATGATCGAAATCAAGCTCGAAGACCGGGGGCCATCCCCAACCTACGGGGAGGGCGTGAGTCCCCGCGGACTCAGGAATGGGAGCTGGTCGGGGTCGGGGCGCGCGTCCGTCACCGCCTTGGGCAGCCAGGTCCGGCGTCAAGAATGGCGGAGGGCTAACGAGTGCGGGCACCCATGACGTCAAGCCAGCCTTGACGGTCCCAGACCGGAACCCAAAGCTGGTATTGCCATACCGATTCCACGGGCCTGGGAACAGCAGCCTCTGGCTCACGGCAAGTCGATCCGCCTTGCCGGAGCATCAATAGCCGGTACTGGCTGAAAAGGCCCTCAGGGACAGGATCGCTGGGAACATCAGTTTCCGACCGGCCCCGCCCCCCTTGGAAGCGATGCCATGCCCGACCCCCTCCTTCCCGACGACCCCGCCCGCATCGGCCCCTACACCCTGCACGCACGCCTGGGCAGCGGAGGCATGGGCCAGGTGTTCCTGGGCCACTCCCCGGCCGGACTCGCCCGTTAC from Nocardiopsis aegyptia harbors:
- a CDS encoding DUF397 domain-containing protein codes for the protein MKIVHTHGRKSLPLLPDGEWVKAEPSQGVSNCAACRLAGGRSVQMGDTQNPDAVVLVFPAREWGAFLGLTA
- a CDS encoding helix-turn-helix domain-containing protein, with the translated sequence MQDTSRPSPGQARPRTVGGLLREHRTREGMTIAHLSARARCTPGAISASERGDQIPTGAVLGRLLGGLGLGPDAAAEVWRAWSAARGGAR